GTCATTGAGGTAGTGGTAGGAGAGTCTTTTAAGGGTTAAATCAGGCAAATGCCCTGATATAAAAAGCTTGTACCTTGAGTAAAGGAGAGCATGCAAAGCCCAGGCCTCAAAACCAGTCTGTCAAAGCTCTCTAATTATTTAATCCCACTGCAGCTTTCGGTGCATGATGAAACTGGTGACTGCAGTGCGTGTATTTATAAGACTCCAAACGGGTGGTTTCATCACATGCTTTATCAGAGAGTCTGATGCTTTCATTCAAACCAAACACCTGCTGAGTTCAGCATGTAGTCTCTGTGTAAAAGTTACACGGCTGGATAAACATCACATTAAAACACACTCaaggaaaaaataactttttcttttaacccttgtgctatcctaggcactttaacattgggagttgggtcatctagacccactagacagtgcgctgaacctttttttttaatgatttgtgatcttcactggtgtccatggattacatgaaatctttccacctttatccacctgtgtcatggtagggagaacacgtcaatgtaagggtggggtcataagataggacaagggttaaaatgcaaAAGGTGTAGCctaaaaataggaaataaataCTAATCTTATGAAGAAAATCActaaaaagtagtaaaattaaATATGCAGCACGTAATTTGTTTTATCAAGAAATCTTATTATAAGATACCAAAATCTATAACATGGAGTTCCACACAagaattccaaaaataaaatgaaaagctaaaaaagctacagttagaatcaaataaacatttttttcatccaatCCAGTAATTTGTTTTTTGCCAGTTCTGAGCAactggtttgtatttttttttttcatttctatgtACCTAATTGTAGTTCCATTTGATGACAGTGTcaaaaaactagtgtaataagtggaaatcactcaaataaaaaaacaacaacacaatctTAATACAAGTTGGATgatcttaataaatcctcataagATCCATTCTTAGAgcataaatttaaatttttgtttccaaaagatATTGACAATGAATACCAGTCTAACTCATAAACAGTCATTGAACTGAATCCCTTGTGATatcttagatcagtgtttttcaaccttttctgagccacggcacactttaaccttaaaaaaaatcccgcggcacaccagcatccaaaaattaaaaaaaagaaggataaactcatagtctgtattgatctacagcccctccacaatctcacatgcatttttgagataattgttgcagaaaaagctggaaactgcagctgtttttttctaaacatgcaataaaagttaagttagaagatttaaaaatagtttgatgtgtgttcgttggtttcaagacgtctaacgacagatctccttgtgccctgtcactctcacaacccaatgcatcatgggagatgtagtgcataaaacggccggagatcggttttcggagcttcattgttttgttcacttgttccacagtctgataccggattctgtggaaagctgcagcgcaaaagacgagctttagctggtatttttgttagaactgagcgactttacgagctaaatcgggacatggaagtgaagactttaaccacttctgattggtcagactgatgacgtgattaagcccctcaagaatgattggtggagacagtcaaagggacgggacttttcccaaatacagccggagctgcagctgaatcgcggtacggtcattcttatcaaaatgtctttaataaaataaaataaacccaaagaaaaagtattttacgatcttttatattcctaactcctcagtgttttatcagggcctgtttggatgaacagagagctgaaatcctggagatgggaaatgtttttagatcagttaatgagggcaattttccacggcacacttgaccatctcccacggcacactagtgtgccgcggcacactggttgaaaaacactgtcttagatgaccccacccttacattcacgtgttattcctaccatgacaaaggtggataaaggtggaaagatttcatgtaatccatggacaccagtgaagatcacaaatcattgaagaaaaaaggttcagagcactgtctagtgggtctagatgacccaactcccaatgttaaagtgcctaggatagcacaagggttacaatacCATTCTgaaaattgaaccaaaaattACTGAGAAATTTGAGGTTTTTTGAGTCTAACATCAAAATTTTGTATTGTCAAGAGAATGGAGCAAAGGCTAACtcattttagcataaattccTCATTTCTGAAAAGGTGTAGAGACAACttaaaacctggtaaaatatcttAATTGTCTAAAATTAaggttttaaatttttaatcagATTTGCAGATTTGATTGCAAAAGTTTGCAGAGTGAAAAGCAGGAAGCAACATTGCTTGCATATACAGCTAAAATATTAgattatatatgtatatgaatATTAAATGTTGGAATATgttaacagctttgttttttgttcatgttgCCTCATGAAGGAATAAATGATAACCTCAACCAGAAGAGTGTCTCCCGATAAATCTGAAGTTAGAATCGCCTTCAGCCTTGATGATGCATCAGGTATCCGCAGTTACACACATACAGTACATaccacacacgcgcacacacctgtgctcctgcAATGATCTAAAAGTGACGCTAAGAACTTATTTTGAGTTTGGTCCATCCTATTACTCATCTGATCATTTAACACCAGATAAAGCCCGCTCTCAGTGCGCTTCCAGTATGTGCGGGACATGTGTGTGACATTCTTCCAACCAAAACAGCTACAATCTGGCCTGTGTGACAACCCCCCACTGCTCCCACTCACTTCAACTATGATTGCTCTTCTGTCTGTGGAAACAGGTGCTCTCGCTATTTCTGTGGGATCACAACATGGTAAAAAGCAAACACATGCATATGCACAGCTGTGCACTTGTCTCACCAAATCCAAACTTCATCATCCAAGAaaaaaaccaaccaaaaaaacaagaataaagcaaAATGTTAAATGTCTTCAGGTGTTGTAACTGTTCCACAACTGCCACATTCTGACTGTTGACTCACATACCTCTGAGAGTATAGGTGCTGCCTGTCAGGATGTTTTACTACAGCAGGGTCAGGCACTgggacagcagctgcagctttgcAATAGAGTCAGGTTTCTCCTCTAATACTGACAGTGTTTGGCTGCCTGATTCACTCTTCAGCTTTTAGAACACTGGCCTATATTTATAAGCAGTTAACACTTCCAGTTCTTCTCCACCCATCTCTGATCCTCCTTGTCTTTCCCTCAGGAGATAATATGAAGGGCTGCTGCAGAAGCAGCCCTCTCAATGCGCTAGCGGTCTATTTGAAAACCTCATGATTGATCGTTTTCAAGTGGCTTTGTGGCTTTTGCTTGAATTGCCCTCAGCTCCTAACAAGGGTCcctctagatcaggggtgtcagaatccaggcctcgagggccagtgtcttacatgttttccaatcaaCCTGCCGCTGAAGCTCCTTcctggctaaacacacctgatccaggtaatcagcagcagacaaggcaggatttctggaaaaccagaaaaaggcctggagtttgacaccacTGCAGTCTAGACAGAAGACGCTCTGCTTTAAATAACTAACAAAGAAGAACAAAAGTGCAGAGCTGCTTCAATCACATAGGAGTTCTCCACATGTTCCACAACTTTGAAGAGCTGAGAACCGGAAGACAACCCGTCCGGATTCTATCTggccacctgtctgtctgaatccttctgttttgttcttcttgGCTGTCCTGGCAGCCACTCTGCCTGATACAGGGTTTGACCCTTTGTGCTCTTATCTTCAAACTTGACAGCTCATTACTGTGCTTCAGAAAAACTGTATGGCACTGGGTTGCTGTCTTGTGACGTTCTCTGAGCacagtttgtagtttttttgtttgtttgctttattttagACCATTGATGTACTTTCAGGAAAGCAATTTGATTTGGATGTTGTTGTGCTGTCATTTTGTCGTAAATCAGACTTAATATTACCTTAGTGTAATGGGTGACACATCAAAGACTGCAGAGCTGCCAGATGACccaccttttaaaaatgtaggtCCTCTTTTGGGTTGGGTTTGGATTGCTGAGTGATGAAGATAGAGATTAAGATTAAGATTGAGATTAAATTGACAGGTGCCACGTTTGTGGTAGTGCAGACTCCATTTTCAGTGTCTATTTTGAGACGCATACATTAAAAGTAATAAATCAGggttttttcttaataaatggtCACCAAACTCTGAAAATGAGCGAGTAAATACAAAAACCTAAACTGAGGAATAGCTGCCTTTCAGTACGAGTTATGACAATGGAGGTAAGACATTGTTTTTCTATGTTtagaacaaataataataataataaaggacAGTTTGTAACAAGTAATCTTCAAAACTTTTTTAGCTATGTGTTTATTCATTCAATAATGTTTTTGAAAGGTGAAAAACATAATACAGTTATTTCTTGGTACCtcagtttttttccaaacagtaaTCTTTGTCTGACTGTGAATATTACTGTTTGTTTTATAGtaatttttataataattaacaAACACAACATGGTCTCCAAATTACTGTTTCATGCATGTAATTCTTGCACAAATGCTTTATTACCGCACAATCAATATATCTTGTTGGAATGTTGCCTTTTTATCCTTTAACAATCTAAAATAGTCCAGGTCATGAATTTTAACTTCCACATGTGAGATTTTAGATTGTCAATATTGGGTAGTAGTCTGCTGCTGATTGTTTGGATGTCTTTTAGGATATTTCTCCTTAAAAGCAGCTTGTTTACAGTGTATTAATCTTTaggcttttcttcttctccaacAGCTTTAACATTTGTGTTGTAAAATTCtggggttaaaaataaaaaataagaaaaaattaaaaagtgctTTAACTGTACTTTCTTACTTtatactgttttttatttatttagaaactTAATCTAGTCTAAGATTTCACAACTGAACTTAACTAATAAAACAATGTAATTTTGTATTTTAGGTGTTAAAGATGTGGAGGATCCTTCCCAGACCTTTCCTGATCTTGAACAGCGCTTACAGGTAAAAACattgtttgtattttctaaaaaagcaGTAAAGGAAAAAGTCTACGagaaatttttaaaacaaaaagaaagagaatAGAGTCAAAacaatttcatattttttataataatctcTCATTGTCGgtctgttaacatttttttttattgtaaaaactgTCTCATACAATGCACTTTAActataaaattgtatttatgaagttttaaattaattacAAGAAACAATaagatatttgtaaaaaaaaaaaaagctttcagttGCAAAATGAGGCACTTTAACAAGTAAATGTTTGGATTAAGCTTATAGCATCTAGGTTTGTccttaaaaaaaggcagaaaacatCCACAtcatagttttttcttttgggcaATTCTCCCCAACCGTacccacatttatttttattgctctTAAATCTAATTATAATaacatgcttttcttttaaattcttgaaatgaatgcatttatttttcctttaaacataaaataaacaatagaaaataaaCTGCAAATCTCTTTTTGATAAATTGACTTTTTGTAATTACTGATTTAATTAATCTACATCAAATGTTAGAAcagatcatttaaaatactATATTTTGAACACTTGTGAATCTTATTTTTAGTCGAAGGGAGAAGATATGACATTCAACCAATAGATCACAATTTTAAACTGAGAATTCAGAAAATTGTAGCAATTCCAAGTTAAACTACAATTTACAAATATTTAAGGTAAAAATTCAGTTAATCTTATAACACTGTATtagaattgctttgaaaatattttttttaaattgtacagTGAATTATTTAGTGTCAATCTTTAATTGCCCCTAATTGGATTTGGTTCATTTAGCTAGCACTAACTAAAATCCTGTATCACAAATGTTCTTTCCTTGTAACTCCTAATGGCTTaagttaaaacagaaaacatcttcacagcttttgcttttattctgaaaacagCAGAATTTTCCAAATGCATTCTAGTATTTTACAAAAACCACTGGTGCTagtataaaaaacaacaacatgcttTTGACCCTGTTCTGCTAACATGTTGCAGCCAGTGCCACCATGTGCGACTCTGAGGGAGAGTGTCCAGGTGTATAAGGAACACTGCAGGATGGCGAGGGAGTTTCACCAGGTCAAACATGAGATCGCTGTGCTTGAGGAGCGCAAGTGAGAAACTGACTACCACACTGCCCTACACcatgtaaaaatgtacaaattcatagcaaaattgcaaaaaaattaTTGTTCAAAATAGATTCCTAGAGATAtagaagtttatttttaacccCTTAATCTCAAGTAATTTTGTAAATAGCCAAATAATTTTCTATTTAATTATGtaatttgaaaatgcatttttcaatttaaatgtcaatatgaaaaatttaaatacaaacgtttttttattttgaataaaagcaaaattagtTGCGTTTTAAATTGccaagtaactttttttttttttttttttaatttgtcctgtccaacagctgggcagacagatgagagctgagggcctcttgtgttggacatattttactttaacaagaggggttattaatcttcagacaaaccaaaggtatgtctgaataaacccctttgtaattgaggccaaactttattaatttcaatcatgtctgaaaaatctttggtgttggaccggacggaaaaggaaagaggggaagaagagagagggacgttagagagaggggggggtaggagggtgataataggaggggaaggggggtaagaccatgaagcagcataaagcaacacgtttactggttgttaatcattatggtaaggttcaaatgtagtaaaaaaaaaaaaaaaaaaaaaaaaaaaaaaaaagggcggagcctgtccacacacacagtcaaatgttatgaacacacctgctagctgcaaaaatgctAGCTGCCAAGTAACTTtaatggaagttttttttccccccagccaTAATTCAAAGGGTTATTAAATTCTCAATTGacaattgaattaaaaatttaATCATgcaatttaaaatacattttgcaatttAGAATGGAATACCACTTTAAATTACAGTATGTGTGAAAAAACTTTCATATACAGGCTTATAAGAGGAACTCATTATGTCCACCAGGTGGCACACCCAACCACTTATCTGGAAAAAGCATGAAGCACATGATATTCTGAGTGAAGTTGTTAATAGTACTCATAGAAATGATATAGTTTTACAatgttgtttcattttaatttgttttaaactaaaaaaaaagatcaaatgtctAAGAAATGTAAACTGCTTTTCACCGCTTCAATCTGGATcttgttttcaaatatttttgctgCCAATCTTTTAATAATTATGACTAACTGGATGTAATTGTACAAAAGGTTGTGTTATCTGTAACACACCAAGGCACACACACTCTCCCCGGTGTCCCAAGCAGCTGTGGGTAGTATTAGCAGTTGGATTTTCAAGGCTCTTGCTGTTACTCCTACACACACAACGCAAACACCCACACGCCCGCACTCTCACTCAGACACACACGAACAAGCCACAACACCCTACGGGTTCTAAATAGAAAACAGCAGACAGAGTGTTGGCATGAGCGTGGCCTTGAGTCCAGATAGGAGTCTGATGAGTCAGGGTGAGATACGCGGAAGTCTCTAACCAGAACC
The DNA window shown above is from Oryzias latipes chromosome 14, ASM223467v1 and carries:
- the map3k7cl gene encoding MAP3K7 C-terminal-like protein, with translation MITSTRRVSPDKSEVRIAFSLDDASGVKDVEDPSQTFPDLEQRLQPVPPCATLRESVQVYKEHCRMAREFHQVKHEIAVLEERKQKLLAELVEDEKVAVEIARLEEEFRRLTEENHTLVTVHKECTQQLERLCLTGRMRQDPS